A section of the Gloeobacter violaceus PCC 7421 genome encodes:
- a CDS encoding DUF3153 domain-containing protein, giving the protein MSARALLTCLLGALLLSGCVSYRLGITFNWLGGGTVEQILAVDRNLVEAGGEQLDTLVAGLERRTAELGGTSERTVERLRLRIPFEDGADLESKLNRFLGRPLETAARPTAQAVPAVLSGTAPLPAVLAKDPPALSTPGPLRLVQRDRWLWSEYDVSADLDLRSPFGTVRVGNWVSGLIQLEFALTTPLPAFRSNSDEQQGQTLLWRIRTGEINHLEASFIVPNLLLIGLITLAALALAAFAWQRRKLFSAR; this is encoded by the coding sequence ATGTCCGCGCGAGCGCTCCTGACTTGTCTTCTCGGCGCCCTGCTGCTGTCCGGTTGCGTTTCCTACCGCCTGGGGATCACCTTTAACTGGTTGGGTGGAGGCACCGTCGAGCAGATTCTCGCAGTCGATCGCAATCTGGTCGAGGCGGGTGGCGAACAGCTCGACACCCTGGTCGCAGGTCTGGAGCGCCGCACGGCGGAATTGGGGGGCACCAGCGAGCGCACGGTGGAGCGGCTGCGCCTGCGCATTCCCTTCGAGGACGGCGCGGATCTGGAAAGCAAGCTCAACCGTTTTCTCGGTCGTCCCCTCGAAACCGCCGCCCGCCCCACCGCCCAGGCGGTACCGGCCGTTTTGAGCGGCACGGCGCCCTTGCCCGCGGTGCTTGCCAAAGACCCGCCGGCCCTGTCCACCCCCGGCCCGCTGCGACTGGTGCAGCGCGATCGCTGGTTGTGGAGCGAGTACGACGTGAGCGCCGATCTCGATTTGCGCTCTCCCTTCGGTACGGTGCGGGTGGGCAACTGGGTCTCGGGGCTTATTCAGCTAGAATTTGCCCTCACCACGCCTCTACCGGCCTTTCGCTCCAACAGCGACGAGCAGCAGGGCCAGACGCTTCTGTGGCGCATCCGGACGGGAGAGATTAACCATCTGGAGGCAAGTTTCATTGTTCCCAATCTGCTGCTCATCGGTCTGATCACCCTGGCTGCCCTCGCGCTTGCGGCCTTTGCCTGGCAGCGGCGCAAACTCTTTTCAGCGCGCTAG